One Globicephala melas chromosome 17, mGloMel1.2, whole genome shotgun sequence DNA window includes the following coding sequences:
- the SNAI2 gene encoding zinc finger protein SNAI2, whose amino-acid sequence MPRSFLVKKHFNASKKPNYSELDTHTVIISPYLYEGYPVPVIPQPEILSSGAYSPITVWTTAAPFHAPLPTGLSPLSGYPSSLGRVSPPPPSDTSSKDHSGSESPISDEEERLQSKLSDPHAIEAEKFQCSLCSKTYSTFSGLGKHKQLHCDAQSRKSFSCKYCDKEYVSLGALKMHIRTHTLPCVCKICGKAFSRPWLLQGHIRTHTGEKPFSCSHCSRAFADRSNLRAHLQTHSDVKKYQCKNCSKTFSRMSLLHKHEESGCCVAH is encoded by the exons ATGCCGCGCTCATTCCTGGTCAAGAAGCATTTCAACGCCTCCAAGAAGCCCAACTACAGCGagctagacacacacacag tgaTTATCTCCCCGTATCTCTATGAGGGCTACCCCGTGCCTGTCATCCCCCAGCCGGAGATCCTCAGCTCGGGAGCCTACAGCCCCATCACCGTGTGGACCACAGCAGCTCCCTTCCACGCCCCGCTGCCCACCGGCCTCTCTCCTCTGTCGGGATACCCCTCATCCTTGGGGCGAGTGAGCCCCCCTCCGCCATCTGACACCTCTTCCAAGGACCACAGCGGCTCCGAAAGCCCCATTAGCGATGAAGAGGAAAGATTACAATCCAAGCTTTCAGACCCCCATGCCATCGAAGCTGAAAAGTTTCAGTGCAGTTTATGCAGTAAAACCTATTCGACCTTCTCTGGGCTGGGCAAACACAAGCAGCTGCACTGTGACGCCCAGTCAAGGAAGTCTTTCAGCTGCAAATACTGTGACAAGGAGTATGTGAGCCTGGGCGCCCTCAAGATGCACATCCGGACCCACACGTTACCTTGTGTCTGCAAGATCTGCGGCAAGGCGTTCTCCAGACCCTGGCTACTTCAAGGGCACATTAGGACTCACACTG GGGAGAAGCCTTTCTCCTGCTCTCACTGCAGCAGGGCCTTTGCAGACAGGTCAAATCTGAGGGCTCATCTGCAGACACACTCGGACGTCAAGAAATACCAGTGCAAGAACTGCTCCAAAACCTTCTCCCGAATGTCTCTTCTGCACAAACACGAGGAATCGGGCTGCTGTGTGGCACACTGA